One stretch of Akkermansia sp. RCC_12PD DNA includes these proteins:
- the hypF gene encoding carbamoyltransferase HypF, with amino-acid sequence MSTITIEQAVSALKIDITGMVQGVGFRPHVYRLASRFGLKGFVRNTESGVEIRVEGDAGDAERFFAELMESLPEHARVYGTEQTVCEPAGYEEFLILESDPASGGVPIMLPDLAPCPECLREMRDPSSRRYHYPFTNCTHCGPRYSIIESMPYDRSGTSMKGFRMCPECMKEYQDVGDRRFHAQPIACPECGPSMKVLFSDGSELGFGHGFDTPAAQVAWVLADGLIVALMGVGGFQLLADAASEGAVRRLRKLKGRDAKPFAVMVPDMAAAEALCHLTEDEKRLLASPEAPIVLAVKRKNVDLAPSVCMFSRFAGIMLPSSPVHALLMDMWRKPLVVTSGNLSGEPLCISVEEALQKLENAADVFFVHDRPIVRPVDDSVVRVAGGRTMMVRRARGYAPRPVWRTAPEAPKVLALGSGLKNTVCWLKDGVAVMSQHLGDLDSAAALRAFERTVEVLGSTLKAVPDVIAVDAHPDNPTAALARRLAREWGVSVFPVQHHQAHVLACAAENGTPFPALGVAWDGTGFGTDGTVWGGEFFIMEEQGAPKRVARIRPFLLPGGDEAVKEPARCACALARQMAEWGTDGLFRRLEHGIPPRKRQALETMMERHVHCPATSSMGRLFDAVAFWCGFDGAAGCEGHAAMVLESWAASLPEDGPEGDSYEWVMHEEGSLLELDWRPVLKALNDDLLAGVSRCRMARKFHESLVNLVFDVAERFSQDRLVLGGGCFQNAFLLEGLMGMAQSRACVLSLPQRVPCNDGGISLGQAAAAVRQWKG; translated from the coding sequence ATGTCCACCATCACCATTGAACAGGCTGTTTCAGCCTTGAAGATCGACATTACCGGCATGGTTCAGGGGGTCGGCTTCCGGCCCCACGTGTATCGGCTGGCCTCGCGTTTCGGCCTGAAAGGCTTCGTGCGCAATACGGAGTCCGGCGTGGAGATCCGCGTGGAGGGAGATGCGGGGGATGCCGAACGTTTTTTTGCGGAATTGATGGAAAGCCTGCCGGAACATGCCCGCGTTTACGGAACGGAACAGACCGTTTGCGAGCCTGCCGGGTATGAAGAGTTCCTGATTTTGGAGAGCGATCCCGCTTCCGGCGGCGTGCCGATCATGCTGCCGGACCTGGCTCCGTGCCCGGAGTGCCTCCGGGAGATGCGCGATCCGTCTTCCCGGCGCTATCATTATCCTTTTACCAACTGTACCCATTGCGGTCCCCGTTATTCCATTATCGAGTCCATGCCGTACGACCGCTCCGGAACCAGCATGAAGGGGTTCCGGATGTGTCCGGAATGCATGAAGGAGTACCAGGACGTGGGGGATCGGCGTTTCCATGCCCAGCCCATCGCCTGCCCGGAATGCGGGCCTTCCATGAAGGTGTTGTTTTCAGATGGTTCCGAGCTGGGCTTCGGCCACGGTTTTGATACCCCTGCGGCTCAGGTGGCATGGGTGCTGGCGGACGGCCTGATTGTGGCCCTCATGGGGGTGGGCGGTTTCCAGTTGCTGGCAGATGCCGCGTCCGAAGGAGCCGTCAGACGGCTGAGGAAGCTGAAGGGGAGGGATGCCAAGCCGTTTGCCGTGATGGTGCCGGATATGGCTGCGGCAGAGGCTCTGTGCCATTTGACGGAGGATGAGAAGCGGCTGCTGGCGTCTCCCGAGGCTCCCATCGTACTGGCGGTCAAGAGGAAGAATGTGGATTTGGCGCCTTCCGTATGCATGTTCAGCCGTTTTGCCGGGATTATGCTGCCGTCTTCCCCGGTGCATGCGCTGCTGATGGATATGTGGAGAAAGCCTCTCGTGGTGACCAGCGGCAATTTGAGCGGGGAGCCTTTGTGTATTTCCGTGGAAGAGGCGTTGCAGAAGCTGGAGAATGCGGCGGACGTGTTTTTCGTGCACGACCGGCCGATCGTGCGTCCGGTGGATGATTCCGTGGTGCGCGTGGCGGGCGGCAGAACCATGATGGTGCGCCGGGCCCGCGGTTATGCGCCCCGGCCTGTATGGCGCACCGCGCCGGAGGCGCCTAAGGTGCTGGCTCTCGGCTCCGGGTTGAAGAATACCGTTTGCTGGCTGAAGGATGGCGTGGCCGTGATGAGCCAGCATCTGGGGGATTTGGACAGCGCCGCCGCCCTGCGCGCTTTTGAGCGGACGGTGGAAGTTCTGGGGAGTACCTTGAAGGCCGTGCCGGATGTGATTGCCGTGGACGCCCATCCGGACAATCCGACGGCAGCGCTCGCCCGGCGTTTGGCCAGGGAATGGGGCGTTTCCGTTTTTCCCGTACAGCATCATCAGGCGCATGTGCTTGCCTGCGCCGCAGAGAATGGAACTCCTTTCCCCGCCCTGGGCGTAGCCTGGGACGGAACGGGGTTCGGCACGGATGGAACGGTGTGGGGTGGTGAGTTTTTTATCATGGAGGAGCAGGGTGCTCCCAAACGGGTGGCGCGGATCAGGCCGTTCCTGCTGCCCGGCGGGGATGAAGCGGTGAAGGAGCCAGCCCGCTGCGCCTGCGCCCTGGCCCGGCAAATGGCTGAGTGGGGGACGGATGGACTGTTCCGGCGCCTGGAGCACGGAATTCCTCCCCGGAAGCGGCAGGCTCTGGAAACGATGATGGAGCGGCATGTTCATTGCCCGGCAACGTCTTCCATGGGGAGGCTGTTTGATGCGGTGGCGTTCTGGTGCGGTTTTGACGGTGCGGCGGGGTGCGAAGGCCATGCCGCCATGGTGCTGGAGTCTTGGGCAGCCTCCCTTCCCGAAGACGGCCCGGAGGGCGATTCGTACGAATGGGTGATGCATGAAGAAGGCAGCCTGCTGGAGCTGGACTGGAGACCCGTTCTGAAAGCGTTGAATGATGATTTGCTGGCCGGTGTTTCCCGTTGCCGGATGGCCCGGAAGTTTCATGAAAGCCTCGTGAACCTGGTGTTTGATGTGGCGGAGCGTTTTTCCCAGGACAGGCTGGTGCTGGGAGGCGGCTGCTTTCAAAATGCGTTTTTGCTTGAAGGCCTGATGGGCATGGCGCAGTCTAG
- the hypB gene encoding hydrogenase nickel incorporation protein HypB → MDVHVPVLDANDRLAERNRGFFEAKKLLVINVFSSPGSGKTSLLQKTAEMLRNRVRMGVIVGDLATDHDAERLSRADIPVVQITTGTMCHLDARMIAEAMKRMPLDDLDVLVIENVGNLVCPASYDLGEGMRVVLLSVTEGEDKPLKYPPMFHSADVALVTKSDLADAVDFDRDAALAALNKVAHHARVVELSSKTGEGMDIWCGEIEERVRRIRSGRVQEHVHHHH, encoded by the coding sequence ATGGACGTCCATGTTCCCGTGCTGGATGCCAATGACCGTTTGGCGGAACGCAACAGAGGTTTTTTTGAAGCAAAGAAGCTGCTGGTCATCAATGTATTTTCCTCTCCCGGCTCCGGCAAGACATCCTTGCTGCAAAAGACGGCGGAGATGTTGAGGAACCGTGTCAGAATGGGGGTGATTGTTGGAGACCTGGCTACGGATCATGACGCCGAACGCCTGAGCCGTGCGGATATTCCCGTAGTGCAGATTACCACCGGCACGATGTGCCATTTGGATGCCCGCATGATTGCGGAGGCGATGAAGCGGATGCCGCTGGATGACCTGGATGTGCTGGTGATTGAGAATGTGGGGAACCTGGTGTGTCCCGCTTCCTATGATTTGGGGGAAGGAATGCGCGTGGTCCTGCTTTCCGTCACGGAAGGGGAAGACAAGCCTTTGAAGTATCCCCCCATGTTCCATTCCGCAGACGTGGCCCTGGTGACCAAGTCGGATCTGGCGGATGCCGTAGATTTTGACCGGGATGCCGCGCTGGCGGCTCTGAACAAGGTGGCTCATCACGCGCGCGTGGTTGAGTTGTCTTCCAAGACAGGGGAAGGAATGGATATTTGGTGCGGGGAGATTGAGGAACGGGTGCGCCGCATTCGTTCAGGAAGAGTTCAGGAGCATGTCCACCATCACCATTGA
- the hisS gene encoding histidine--tRNA ligase, protein MPDARFQPLPGFRDFSPADCAVRNYLFDVWKRVAHRYGFLEWEGPTVEATELYLKKSGGELPTQLFRFMDQGERDITIRPELTASLGRIAAAYQREYTKPLKWFEIGSCFRYEKPQKGRLREFYQFNADILGESSAWADSELIALAIDCMRELGFTQNDFIVRVSDREAWIRFAAEHGVQEQDIPLFLGIVDKFERDRPEECQRKLDAFGISRNNLVDFIENPPAGASERYETLLKDLTARGLETYVKLDLSVVRGLAYYTGLVFEIFDTQRSLRAVAGGGRYDTLVAALSGNAVDMPATGFAMGDAVIGHLIDQTPRARALKEAALAAAGCDVFIIQASENRRAEVLSIASALRDQGYSVDIPLTFTKFNGQMQKAVKSGARLALVVGDEFPTLELRDLTARTSAQIAMEDLFDSIATVANRA, encoded by the coding sequence ATGCCAGACGCTCGCTTTCAACCACTTCCCGGATTCCGCGACTTCTCCCCGGCGGACTGCGCCGTGCGCAACTACCTCTTTGACGTGTGGAAAAGAGTGGCGCACCGCTACGGATTCCTGGAATGGGAAGGCCCCACGGTGGAAGCCACGGAACTGTACCTGAAAAAAAGCGGAGGCGAACTGCCCACCCAGCTCTTCCGCTTCATGGACCAGGGGGAACGGGACATCACCATCCGCCCGGAACTGACGGCTTCCCTGGGACGCATCGCCGCCGCGTACCAGCGGGAATACACCAAGCCGCTCAAGTGGTTTGAAATTGGCTCCTGCTTCCGTTACGAAAAACCGCAAAAAGGACGCCTGCGCGAATTCTACCAGTTCAACGCGGACATTCTGGGGGAAAGCTCCGCCTGGGCGGACTCCGAACTCATTGCCCTGGCTATCGACTGCATGAGGGAACTGGGCTTCACGCAGAATGACTTCATCGTCCGCGTCTCCGACCGTGAAGCTTGGATCAGGTTCGCTGCGGAACACGGTGTACAGGAACAGGACATCCCCCTTTTCCTTGGTATCGTAGACAAATTCGAACGCGACCGTCCGGAAGAATGCCAGCGCAAGCTGGATGCCTTCGGCATCAGCCGCAACAACCTCGTGGACTTCATTGAAAACCCGCCTGCCGGAGCTTCCGAACGCTACGAAACCCTGCTGAAGGACCTGACGGCTCGCGGCCTGGAAACCTATGTCAAGCTGGACCTCTCCGTAGTCCGCGGCCTGGCGTACTACACCGGCCTGGTCTTTGAAATCTTTGACACGCAAAGAAGCCTGCGCGCCGTAGCCGGCGGAGGTCGGTACGACACCCTCGTGGCCGCCCTCTCCGGCAATGCGGTGGACATGCCCGCAACAGGCTTCGCCATGGGAGACGCCGTCATCGGCCATCTCATCGACCAGACGCCTCGTGCCAGGGCATTGAAAGAAGCGGCGCTGGCGGCCGCGGGATGTGACGTCTTCATCATACAAGCGTCCGAAAACCGCCGTGCAGAAGTACTCTCCATCGCCTCGGCCCTCCGTGACCAGGGCTACAGCGTGGACATCCCCCTGACCTTCACCAAATTCAACGGACAGATGCAGAAAGCCGTCAAATCCGGGGCACGTCTTGCCCTGGTGGTCGGCGATGAATTCCCCACCCTGGAACTGCGCGACCTGACGGCACGCACCTCCGCCCAAATAGCCATGGAAGACCTGTTCGACTCCATTGCAACCGTGGCGAACCGTGCCTGA